Below is a genomic region from Halictus rubicundus isolate RS-2024b chromosome 11, iyHalRubi1_principal, whole genome shotgun sequence.
TGAACATTTCAGATTGCTGAACGATTGGATTGAATAAATTGTTAAAATCCGCCATTCATCAGGTCGTCTTCTATTCGGTTTAATTAGTGACTCTTCACTGGGAACGATATATTTCCAGCGGGATGGACCGTTATAACGGAAGCTTATTACACTTGGGCTGCGATAATTATTACCGGTGCCAgatgaaatgagagtgctcgtTGCCGACGATAATTTCAAATTCGTTCCGCACTTTCAGGAGAAATCCTATCCGAAGAGTATGGAAACTACCGGAGCCGGGCGCTGCGAGTTAATACTCCTCAGCAGTAATATCGTCCCCGGATCGGATATCTTGAGAAATTTTTCAGTAAAGTATCGCGTTTAGATTGGTAATTTAATTCAAATTACGTGTAAAGCGCCTGCGAATGAAATGAGGCTAGTATCTCGGGCAGGATTGTTATATCACTGGATTTTCACATCACTAAAATTACTGGTTCGCGAGGAGTAGAGATGATTCAGTAAAACTGAGGGGTCTTTTCTAAATCTGCGTCAGTAATTGGTCTATCATTTTTTTTGGTATTTATATTTGATCGAACGATCAATCGGACGACTCGAATGGACACAGTGAAAAGCTTCAAGTGGAAAGATATATTTTTACATGTTCTGTGCACATATTAATAACTCCCAAAATGTTTGATAACTTTCACAACTTTTAATGAAAAGCGTCGGGAGAATTCATGCGTTTACACGAAACCTGTGTGAATATGTGTGGAAATTTTCAGCTCGCTGGCTGTTACCGTTTCTACGAAATTAATTCCCGAATCTATCACTCACACAAAATTTCGCACGCACAGATTCAACACGTGCATCGTTCAAGTTGGCTCCTTTGCGGCGGCTGAAGGGCCTCTCGATTCGATTGTCGCCGTCCGAAAGAGGGGGATCGATACTCGGGGAAAGAGCAGCTGCGACCTATGTTCGTTAGCCGATAAACACCGCGATTTTCGCGGATGGCGTCGTTCGACGGCCCGTCCGGGATCAATGTTTGATCCAGGCGTGCGTTAAACGTTTCGATCGGCCAGCGTGGCGTGTGTTATCGGGTCTGACGTTACACGCGTCCCGTTTCCTCGGGATTCCACCGAATCGCCGAAAGTTTGCTTCACATTTGTGCCGTGACCGGCGGGCTCCTACGATTTCAATGATTCAGAGCCTCAGCGGGTAATTGGAAAGAGCCTGCGGACCTCTGAATCTTTAAAATCCCTTGAAGATGACTTCAAACTGCTGCTGTCGTTACACATTCCAAACACCTTTCCAATTCCCCCCTGCTCAATCTTTAAAGCAACTTTAGCTGACGATGTTTTTCCCCAACAATGTTAACGTTCAACCATAATTATATTTGCTGCTAACGCAGGACCGTGAATCGATTACCCTAAATAGACTTCAATGACTACAAGTTCTCTCGGCCGCTGCGCttgcgaatttttttctcggaaACTACTGAACCGATTGTGACGATTCTTGACTTATTCGAAAGAGGATTGTCAACTCTATCATCGCGATTTTTctcgattaaataattaattctctTAAAATTGAGAGTTACACGCAAACTTAGGATGGTATCTGAAAAGTCAACAGGCACGTCTGGTGTACATAACTTTCGAGAAAACAATTATTatcgtttcaaaaaatttgtgcaTGTTCTTCAAATATTGGTTAAAACATGTACCAAGCTGGGAATTATAATACCAAAtacatttgtttaaaaaaatttctaaaaatcgctTTCGAACTGCAGTGTGCGAGAGGATTATATTTCTTAGAGAGTAAGATGTTTGTCCTCTTTATTGGGTCATTAACGGCTACTTACGTATTCGCGAAGATGTCTTGCAGCCGCGGCTGTTGGGGCAACGATGGGTTCGGCCTCGATGCTCGTTGTTCTCATTCATGGTCCGTAGCGGAGGCGATGTTTCTGCTCATCCCCGTTCGAAGCCGATGCAATAAGTGCCTCGGGGCGGTTGGCATCGGTGTATCGAATAACCGCAGAACACGTTCGGCCCGTTACGGGTTCCAATAGGAGCACATTACTCCGCATTCTTTCCTTACCACCGGCAACAAGCCCCGCGTGCCACCCCACGGAAAGTATTGTCTAAGAGGAGGGTAGTTGCGCGGCGAAATCGCTTGTACCGGTGCCAAATGTCGACGGCTTAGAATTGCCCTGAATGTTGCAGAATCGCTAATACCGTAAAAAGATTCACCGCTTGCAATTCTGAGTGCAGTCCGTCCTCGAAGAAATCCGCTGGAATTGAAGTCCAGGGGGATTTGCGAAAGTAACGTAGCCTAAATGCATCTTTAATCGTCTCTCCGACGATATTTCACTCGATCGGTACGAGAATCATCGATTCACTGCGTTACCGACCGTACTGTCAATCACACAACCGATCAAGAACGTTACCGACCGAATTGGTGATCGTCAAACCGATTCAGACTGTTACCGACTGCGCTAGCGATCGTACAGTCGATTCGAAATGTTTTGCGACCGGGCTACCGATTCAATTTTTTACCGACTGTACCACCGATCCACTTTATTACCGACCACGTCACTGCTCCAACTTATTATCGACAGGGAGAGCTTCTTCTATTTTTCACTCGTTCACTAACTGAATTTACTATTGACGGTTTACATAACTTTGTTTGATATACACTCTAATTCCCGACTGAGTTTGACGCGGCCAGCACACAGTCTCACAGCACTTTCTCTCTTCCAGTAGTCTGATCAAAGTAGATCTTGAGCAATTTGAAGATTTCCCTCGTGCCTCCGGTATCAGAAGTCAAGACTGACACCGAACCCCCGAGCTAGAAGGCTGAAGAGGGGAGTCCCGTTTATCAATTCCAAAAATGTTTTAACCCTAGACAACTACCCCCTGCGGTACACTCAAATAGATCACCCCGTATATCAATTTCCAGCACgcatatttaaagaaaaaaatgtatgcaTATTCCTTGAACACGAAAGAAATTATCGTGAAAATTTGAGAAAGATCCATCTGATAattcctataaaaaaaattccacAAGTCACCTCAGTTTTAGCGTTCTAAACCGAGGTGCTGCCCTAGGTCAGCTCCGTTTCAGCGCAATCGGTCCTGGTGACCTCGGTGGCCTCGAATCAGGAAATCTTCTCGCAGGTGACCTGTCTGATGATAGTCCTGGACCCACGAGAACTATCACGGACCAAGGAACTCTGGGGCTGAGTAGTGATCGTCCCATTCTCCTGCCGCGTTTGGGTGTCCCTGGTGCAAACCATGGCCAAGCTGACTGCACGACCCCTGGATCCTTTGCAGAGCAACAGCTCCTGGATCCCTCGGCGGAAATTGCGCGACAGGAACGCGTACAACAGTGGATTCAGACAGGAGTTCATGTAGGAGATCAGGAACGTGGAGAGGGTGAGCAGCGTGCTGAAATCGGACGTTCTGTCGTAGCTGGAgtcccagtgtcgccagacgatGCGCACCTGCTGCGGCAGGTTACACACGGCGAACATCATCACCACCGCGATCAGCATTCTGGAAGAACGAATGTCACAGAATGCAAAATACTCGCTTccaatgctccgtaaacctaacgTTAGGTGACTCCCACCTGATCACGCCCCGTCTGTCCCTCAGCACGTTCCTGCCGGAGCTGTGCATGTGTTGTGCCCCGTCATGCCTGGTCCTAGGCATGCCAGGTGCAGCCAAGGTAGCCCCACTCCTCCACAACCCCACTGCGATCCTCGAGTAGAGGCAGGTCATCAGACAAAGCGGTATCAGGTAGAGGAAGACCAAGTTCACCGCGTCCAGGACGTTCTTATTGTGTTTCTTGATGTTAGCGATGCAGATGATGTCCACGTCCCCGGTGTTCAGCACGTTGCTCACTGTCTCAACGTAGAAGAACCTTGGCGAGGCATACACCGCTGCCATCATCCAGACGACGCCCACTACTAGCCTCAGGCGTCGTCTGGTTAGCACGGATCTGCATTTGATTGGGTAGACGATGGCCAGGTATCGTTCGACACAGACCAACACCAGGATCAGGACGCTGGCGGTGTAGGACAGTGCGTGCACGAACATGTAGACCTTGCAGAGTAGGTCGCCTAATTTCCAGCTGTTCGTCAGATAGTTGGTCAACGTCTGGTAGACGCAGAACACGCCCACACAGAAGTCAGCCACCGCCAGGTTTGCCAGGAAGAAGTTGGTGATGCTGCGCAGTCGGCGGGAGAAGCTCACCACGAAGATCACCATCAGGTTGCCTGGAAAGAGGACCTGACTTGGTATCTGGTAGGAGTGGCCCGCCCAGAATAGGCGTGGCTCGCGCCAAGTAGGCGTGTCTCGcgccgagtaggcgtggctccACCGCTCTCGATTTCGTCAGAGCGAAGTAAGTGCTCCACTGGGCAAACTATGCAGTCCATAGCTGCACCAACAAGATACCTAAGGTGCACCTAGCACTCGGCAACCACGGACGCAACCGTGCGATAGTTGTGATTACGAactttccacgatttttcaTGATCGCGACGGCGAATTCCGACGGAATCGTATTGGCCTCGTTCCTGGTTGCATACACTCAGGGGTCCTCCATCGTAAATTCAAACCCTCCGGGCGTGCATCCTTGTTCCTCCAGCGGAGGATCGAGCCACCACGGAACCGAACCGTAGCTTTTATCGACCATCTCAAGGGAACCGAAACGATAAATTGAGACGTGCCAATCTATGCTCGTCTATGAACCAGTTTGCTTTGTACAAGTTACAACCTTGTCTATGGGTTATTAATGGTGGCGCTACAATGGTCCCTGCCACAGGACGACCGGAGGGAACTAAGCGATTGCTATCTTACGAGTGGTCGATCATTGTGTCTCGGGGCCAGAAGGAATTCGTCTTAGAGAAAATCAACGTACGTAGCAAACGCTCATGGTGCTGTTCAAAGTAATCCGGACTACTTATGCTTGTTAAATGCTTCAAACTCGCAACTGTAAGCCCGCCTAAGACCACTCCCACCGTGAGCCTCTTAGCTTCTCGCGTAGAAAGGCTCCGAGATTCTCTTTCGAAAATTGTGTTTTAACCGGCGCGCCCGCTAAAGACGTGTCAGCGCATATTTCCGCGTTCCACTCGGATAGCTCTAATCAGAGTAAATTAATTAGTCTCGGCAGCTGCGCAAGCATATGCTAGACCGACGTGGTTCTTATGTTTGCTCCGGTTCACTAATTCGCTAATTAGCAATTTAATAATCTCAAACGCGTGAACAGAGACAAAAGATTACGAATTAGCGTGTTTCTCGTGTGGTATTGTCGCTTTCAACTATGGTACTCCGGGTTCGTGGTTTCCTAAATTCCGTTTTCAGTATGTCTGGCTCGGTACAATCATTCCGATTGTACTATTCAGAACGTGCCTGATCGAGACTCGGGGGAATCTCAGGGTCGATCTCGATAAACTCGACCAGAGATCAGTAAATGCCGAACCGTCGGGACAGTCTGCCAGCGTTCGCTGTCGTGGAATCATTTTAAAAGCTGTCGCCAGGAAATGACTATGCCATCGCGCCCTGTCAAAGGATGGCACGCGATTCGATATTCGCGTGACGTGTCGTTCCACCAGAAGTGCTATCGACACCTTTCCGTTTCTTACGATTGTAGATCAATTTTAAATCCACTGATTTTTTTGCGCAGATGTGTTTCTCAAGATAAGTTATCGAATAGACGGAGAAACGGATAAAAATTTTGGACCAGCTTGTACACCGATCGACAGGTAGCACGCGCGCTCCCATCGGAATTTTTCCCCCCACGTTTTCACTCGATTTCCATAACTTGAGCTCCGTCTCGCGTCCGACGGAGCAACTTGTCCATGGTCGAATTCCGACCCGTTCGTTTCCTGAATACCAATAATCAAAAGTTACACGGCGCCCTCCTCTTACTACGGTATCGAGAGACTCGGAGGCAGTCGGAAAAGAAAACAGTATAGTATTGCTGAACTCTTTCGCTCTGGAACATTCTAAACTAACTAACTACTCACTTTGCATTCTCTAATACAAGACGGTCATGTTGTAGCTACCCACATGAGAACTTTGGCTCCATCCATGAAGGCAAATACAGCAATTGTGAGGTTGAAACTAGTGTCATACGAAAGACGAGCAGTGAAATATTCATATATTTGCGAACTATGTTATTTAATGATCTCTAGAGTTTGTagaatatatattttctttagaGTTGTCTATGGAAGACGCCATGTTTGAAGGAGCCAAGACAACGGGCTCTAGCGGCGAGATCGGGATGGTAGAACCTCCCGATTTTTCTGTTTTACCGACGCGTATCAATTATTTCGGCACCCAGTGTATATTCgtgtaaaaattttctttcgcaaATAATAATTTGCAGTTGCGGTTTCTCCGGCGAGCGAGAAACCAATCACAACGGTCGTTCCGAGGTGTAGTTATTTTCAATGGAAACCCGTCGGGATCGTTTCATACGGAATTACGTGCACGCTTGCCGTCGCGCGTCAGAACACGCTCTAAAGCAACTTTCGTTCGAGTAACGTCTCTCTCCCCTCACAAGTAAACACTTTGCACTGTAACGAGAttacgaaactcgagaggcgcCGTTGTGTCGACAGAAAGTTGGTTGAAAAAGTCGCCGAATAACGGCAGATTTGCGGGACAAGAACGGGCGAATTGAATTCTATTAAAACCGGTTCGAGTGGGCGGTCTGCGTAATGCCGTTCTCCACCCCTTCGCTACACCCGGCCACCCACCGCAGCCCATCGTCCGTAATTTTATGATTTCGCCCGGTGACACCCGCGGCGGTATAATGAGTTTCGGTTAAACCGACCGGCGACGGTATATAACGATTAGagagattaaaatgaaactcgaCGGAAGTCCTCCTCGAGCGTCAAGTTTCGCGTATTTTCCGAGAAGACTTCGAGCAACGGATAGAGGTTTGCATAGGCGAGCCAGGCTGGAATGAAATTCGCGGCGAGTGGGCGGGGAGAGGCGAGGTCGAGCCAGGCTTCGCCGACTACCTCGAGTTTCTGCTGTTTCATTTCGTCTAATCCCATGCTTTGTACCGCTCGAACTGTAAAGCCTCAAGAAACCCTAGGTTCGAATTTGAATTCTAAGAATGCttcgtttcatattttatacatgcGCCGGCGTTCGCGTCTATTTGCGAATTTCCACTGAATACAGAATGCGCCCGGAGGCACGACACGCCCACCAGTTTCGCCTGATCGGCTGGGAAGGTCCCCGCGCTCCCCACTCCGACGCGCGACGATGCGCTACTGGCCGCAGCGTTTGGGCCCTGCCCAGTTGGGGCGGTGCCACCAAATAGATTGAGAGAGGCGCTCCGCCCCTTCTACTAAATCCTCAGTTAGAATAAGTTTTTTGGTATTTTCTTTGTACACTTTGTTATTACATGTCCTGCGCTTTAATTAATCTTCTGCTTAAAGTAATCTGACTTTTTCCTGTTACCCTTGATAACCTTTAGTGGATCACTTGGACCCGCGCCACGCTCCCATTCCTCTGGACCCTCAATTATCCCGTTTACCATCTAATCGCGTGAAATCCAGTGAAAGTTTCAACGCGTCGGGCTGCACTCCGCGACTATTTTGCTCTGGACAGAAACGAAATTACCGTCATTAAGCTCATCGAGCGTGTTAAGGCGTTCACGTCGCCGTCGGACCACAAACACCCGGATTTCCCGGCGGCTCTAAAGAAAGATCGTTGAAAAATCTGTCGCAATCTCGGGCGATCCGTTATATCAGCGCGTTCCAACGGGAGCCAGGCGATTCCGGCCGATTAAGGCCGAGTAAAAACTTGCGTTGGTGAAAGGGGGCGGGGTTTATACACATGTCATGTGATTACCTCGTCGTTTTGGACATCTCGAACAATTTCGCCACCGTTTTTCTTTTGCAGGGCTAATTGAATTTTCATAGGATCACACACACCCCTCCGTTCGGCCGGGTCACGAAATTTAATCTGCCAGGCAATTTTACGAAGGCGGCGATGACGCCCCGCCCCTAATACGAGCCCTGCAGTTTCAAATACCCGAGATCCCTCGCTCTTTTTGTCGCGCTCGCGATGAATCCTTTCTTTCAGACCCCCCCCCATTCTGCTCTGTTGCTTATTCAAAGCAAATCATATCTCGTGCTTGTTTTTCACGTTCCGCTTCAGCTTTCTTTTCGCTCTCGCCCCGCCCACCGCCCGCCCACCCACCGCCCAACTCCTGTTAGAGAGCCGTTCGCTCTACAAGTTTACGAGGCgtataaaaaaaaagcaatTTCGCCGCGACGACAATTGTTTCCCATCGAAATTCGAAACAAACGAAAAATACGTTCCACTGGAGCATGAGATCGTGATCCAGACGGATTTTATGCGACAGAGTACTACGACGCGTTGGCGATTTTTTCAAAGCTCTGGCGATCTGGTTTTTCGTCGCTAAATGGattacagtttttttttgtttagtttACCCAAAAATTGTCCGTAAAATGCCATCCATTTTTTTCAAAGACTTTCCGCGCGAACAGATTAATAGGAATGCGACGAGAgactttttggaatttttttgttGGCAAAGCGAGAGTAAAAATCGAAGCTGCAAAAATTTTTCCTACAAAAACTGGACCATTTTAAAACGGAGCAACTCTTCCgtgatttaaaaattcaaatctatttatttattaacgaATTAGAGATTTAGATAAGTCCAGTGACTTATAGACTTATAGACTTtcaatttgaataattttgaGGTTATGTTCTCTCCCGggatatttgaaaatttgtacagtaAATTGACTTTTAACTATAACTTCGTTAGAGATTCCGTTAGAGAATGTGTTTCTGAACGGTCCTTCTGAAAGGGTGACTGATTTGAAAAACAAATTATCTTTGAACGATGGAAACGGCTCGGAAACGAATTGCAGAGGGCCGGAGGACTTCCGGTTCGGACGCAGGAGAAATGCGAGATTGGCACTATCGATTTGCGCTTTGTTTACCAGGCGGAGGCTCGTCGATAAATCTTAATTCAGCCTTGTCGCCGGTTCGTATCCGGTCTTCGTTATTTTCTAATTGCGAGCCCCTCGAGCCTCGAGCACGCgacattattttctaattaagaATTAGTCCGTGCCCGCGAGCGCTGCCAACTGAATATCGAATCCAACGTCCCCGGGAACGTGAATTTTGTTTCGGCAATGTTTCCCTGTTACTTTTCACTTTGCTAAATTCGTTACGATCCCCGGGAAAAATATGAAACGGTCCCGCACCCGCAAAAGCTACAGAAAACTCGCTTCCTATGGAAACGAGACGCTTTAAGTGAAAACAAAAAAGTTATGGGGACACGGCTACTCTCATTTTCCTCTGGCTGCTTCTTTCTCGTCTTTTTCGTACACGTTGCACACTTGTGTCTTCGCGTCGCGCCATTTCTGTCGggacattaataataattacacgAGGAATGTCTCCCCAAAGCAGTAGACCATTAACGGAATTAAATGCTCGTTCGCGTGCCTTATCAGAACGAAACTTTATTAATTTGCGAACCGTCTACCTTGGTCCACTGCAGAATTTCTTACAGCTCAAGAAGTTGCAAAGACGAAGCTGCGTTAAAAATATCTTTAAACATGTTATGCTTTCTTTACATCTAACAAGCTTATAAACTTTTCTCAAAGCCTGCTCAGGTAGAATTATTATTTGTACTTTTATAACTACTGCGAAATATATCAAATAAGTGATTGAACCAGTTCCCATTCAAAGTACGATAACATCGCGAAAAAAATCGCAGACCAACTTCCGAAGAGTCATTTTAAAGGGGAGACTTTTCTCTACAAGACTACGTTAAAATCAACCCTCAAAAAAATGTTTGGAACTCTGTACAGCCGCTCAAACTTTCATAATTTCGAAAAAACGAAACTCCAGTTTTTCACCCTCTCCGAaaccaaaaaattttttttgggaTAAAAGGACATTAGGGGTGCGAAAGTAGAGACTTTAGCCTCCAAAACAAGCCCGGGTACATtgtcgtacgattttttttctcgaaGTTACAGAAGCACAAAGATCACAAATTTTTATGTGACAATCTTGTTTTGATATTAGGATTTTTGCTTGATGTTATCGATTAGGATTGCTGTAGTTGTTACGATTAGGCTGGAAGGGACTCACCGAAGAAGCAGCAGACGAACACGACCGTGTAGAGCGTGATGAAGATCACTCGCACGTCGGTCCTGTCGAAGATGTAGTCCTCGATCAGGGATACGTTCTGCAGGAGAGTTTCGTTTCGTATAAAACTCTCGTTGCTGCGGATCTCGTAAAGGATCGCGTCGCGGTGCTCGATCATTCTGGAACAAATCGCGATAAAGTTCGTTTCGTCTGCTCTTACCGAAACTTCCCCTCGCGAcctaattttataaaatgccGATCTCGTTCGCTAACTTTTCCACTCCTCGTTCCAAAAAGTACATTTGTTCtcccgccgacgcgacgcgacggccgcCATCTTGGCCGCTGCACTCTTCCCGGTCTCGAGTGCTCGGCCATTTGTGCTCGAATCATCTCGTTAATGTTGATACAAATTGTTTCTTTGCCACTTTGATTTAACATACATTGGTCACATCAATTTTTACTAGGCCCCGACAAATTCTACTTTTCTAGTACcaatttccgattttttttgcATATTTTTAGACAATACTTCTGCGATCGACTTTTTAATAGGAACCTTTTTTCGTTTACCAGGGATTAAAATTGTATTAACTTAGCCATGTCTTctctttgaatttatttttatttctgcaacattattcgaaataatccCTGAGACAAATTCTAGTTTTCTAGTtccatttttcgattttttttttttgtatatttttagaAGATACTTCTGCAATCGATTTTTTAATAGGAACCTTTTTTTGTTTACTAGCAATTCTAAGCTTGTCTTGTAAGCCATGTCTTCCCTttgaatttgtttttatttctgcaatattattaaaatgtcGAAGAAACAGTTTCTAGGGCGAGTTCTAGTGTGTTCTAGTTTCGATACAATTTAGTTTGGTTTTGTGGAATATTTTTTACGGAAATTCGGAGGAAAACTTTGTTAACAGGCGTTCTATGAATATTCACAGGAGCGTGCCCGTTTCTTTGCAAACAACGGCgtgtatatttttcttttgaatttacatTCAGTCACATGTGCGCCGGGTTTCAGGAAAAAATGGTCAAAGGACGGCATCCGGGATTCGAACCTGGATCACCAGATTTGTATCTGATCACCTTATAACCATAAATAGCTGCAGAGTCCTACCGCTTCACGTACTCTCTCCACGTGTCATATTTGATCTGAGGATTCCGGTCGCGCGTGTATTTGTAAACGAGTACACCAACAGGAAACTAATCTGACTCACTGTGGCAATGTCGAGGAGAGATGGCATTTTGCAATATTCACCGAGTGCGTTCTGCATTgatttttacattgaaaatttctccatttcAGTGTTATTACACTGCCGTGTTCAGTTATTTTGATTTGTATAACTCTCTTCTGCGGGTCTTGCATTAATTTTGTATCTAGAATTTAAGATTTTGTTGAATTTCTCCGGGTGCTTTTTGCAcatatttcatgaaataatttttcattcttttgaAATATGATTCTAGGTTTGGACAGAGTACTGTACGTAATAGCTTTGCTTTTTGCGAATAAATGACTATTTGAGGACTGTGGCAGAACTGGTGTGGACATAGTTTAACTTTGCGAGTTCCATGGGgagacaaaattaaattttctgttCGAGTTTCCAATGTTATTCTTCGTAATTGCATTTTATTGCAAATGATTGTACAGCTGTACCCCATTCGGACTGTGAAAATGTCTAACGGAGTTGAGAATTTCGATAAATTGAAGTTTCTACTTTTTTAACAAACAATTCACCAGGGCAGCAAATGCTTGTTCAGTCTACATGCCGGCGAACCTGTTCCGAGAATTTTTCTGCAGTCCTGTGGATGCAAACGGTCTTTTCGATGAACGCGTGAGGAACGTCTTTCTAAAAATATAGTCATCATTTTTCGGACACTTTCAGAATGCCAAAATATTTGGAacaaaattgcaataaaaacaatttccaaAAACACGTTTCTAACAATTGTAAGGTCAACAATAAAACGAAGGAATCACGACGACTTTAAGgttcaaaaaattaaaaatttacgagGTGTCCCAGTGTCTGCGAAACGCAGGAAGTATCCCGACGTATAAATACGTCACAATGAAAGAGAACACATTTTAAATATCAGCACCAATTTACAGCGAGTCTGGGAGCACATTTCGATCGGGCCTCCGATTTATGCAAAGGGAAACATGGCGGGTTGCGTAACGATCTGCAAAACCGTTCAATGGAAACGCAAAATTACCATCGAAATGGCGGAACGGGAATGGGTGTTTTCTATCAGAGGGAGAATTGTTTTTATGTGTTTCTCTTGGGGGCCGCATGTAAAGTACTTTCGATTAGTTTCGCGGCTGATGGGAACGTGGGAAATTTTTTAACCGATCCGAGGAAACAATGGCGGTGATC
It encodes:
- the LOC143358626 gene encoding trissin receptor-like, whose product is MPVLEVDLEETSRMIEHRDAILYEIRSNESFIRNETLLQNVSLIEDYIFDRTDVRVIFITLYTVVFVCCFFGNLMVIFVVSFSRRLRSITNFFLANLAVADFCVGVFCVYQTLTNYLTNSWKLGDLLCKVYMFVHALSYTASVLILVLVCVERYLAIVYPIKCRSVLTRRRLRLVVGVVWMMAAVYASPRFFYVETVSNVLNTGDVDIICIANIKKHNKNVLDAVNLVFLYLIPLCLMTCLYSRIAVGLWRSGATLAAPGMPRTRHDGAQHMHSSGRNVLRDRRGVIRMLIAVVMMFAVCNLPQQVRIVWRHWDSSYDRTSDFSTLLTLSTFLISYMNSCLNPLLYAFLSRNFRRGIQELLLCKGSRGRAVSLAMVCTRDTQTRQENGTITTQPQSSLVRDSSRGSRTIIRQVTCEKIS